In Bradyrhizobium symbiodeficiens, the genomic stretch CATCTTGCCGGTCTCGACGCACATGTTGAGGATCAGGCGATAGAGATCGGCATCGACGGTGCCCCAGCGCCGCACCGGCTCGTTCTGGCTGGGCTTCTCGAGCTGGAGATATTCGGCGCGGCCGAGCGAGCCGCCGGCCGACTTGGCGCTGGCGACCCAGGCGTCGAAACCCTTGTCGTCGAGGCCCTGGAAGTTGAAGTGCATGCCGGAGAAGCCGGCACCGCTGTAATTGGCCGAGAAGCCCCTGTAGCTGCCGGCGTGGTTCACCACCGCGTGGAGCTTGGTCTCCATGCCCGGCATCGCGTAGATCTGGCCGGCGAGCGCGGGGATGTAGAACGAGTTCATCACCGAGGACGCGGTGATGCGGAAGTTGATCGGACGATCGACCGGAGCGGCGAGCTCGTTGACGGTGGCGATGCCGTAGTCCGGATAGATGAAGAGCCACTTCCAGTCGAGCGCGACGACGTCGACCTCGAGCGGAGCCTTGGACTGGTCCACGGCGCGGTCGGCATGGATGCGGCCGAGCGTGCGATAGGGGTCGAGCAGGTGCGTGCCCATCCAGGTCAGCGCGCCCAGGCAGACGATGATCAGCAGCGGTGCCGACCAGATCACCAGCTCGAGCGCGGTCGAGTGATCCCATTCCGGCTCGTAGCGAGCGGCCGTGTTGGACTGGCGATAGCGCCAGGCGAACAGCACCGTCAGCGCCATCACCGGGACGACGATCAGCAGCATCAGGACGGTGGAGATGATGACGAGGTCGCGCTGTTGCGCGGCGATATCGCCGGCTGGCGCCAGCACGACGTAGTCGCAGCCGCTGAGCGCGGCAGCCAGAGGTAGTAGCGCCAGGATCTTGAGACGAGACACGGGCCGAGCCTTTGAGAATGAGTTTCTTTTGCGGGGCCAACGGGTAGCTGCGGCGCAGCAATCCGGACATTGGACAATTTGTCCAATGTTGCAGTGCGGAATGTTGGGTCAGACAAAGTCGGATTGCCTGGCGCCCCGCCGGGCGGTCGGCTTTGGTTTTCAGGACGTTAAGGGCGCACGCATGGCGACGGCACAGACCCCCGCAATGGCAGATCTCCACTCGGGCGAGCACGGCCACGACCAGGCCAGTCCCGGCGAGATCGCCATCGGCGTCATCATCGGTCGTACCTCGGAATTCTTCGACTTCTTCGTCTTCGCGATCGCCTCGGTGATCGTGTTCCCGCGGCTGGTGTTCCCGTTCGCGAGTGAGCTGAACGGCACCTTTTATTCTTTCATGGTATTCGCACTGGCCTTCATGGCCCGGCCGATCGGCACCGTGATTTTCATGACGGTCGACCGTGCCTACGGCAAGACCGCTAAGCTGATCTCGGCGCTGTTCCTGCTCGGCACCGCCACGGTCGCGCTCGCGTTCCTGCCCGGTTATCACGAGATCGGCGCCGCCGCGATCTGGCTGCTGGCGCTGGCGCGCATCGCGCAGGGTCTGGCCTGGGGCGGCGCCTGGGACGGCATGGCTTCGCTGCTGGCGCTGAATGCGCCGCCTTCCAAGCGCGGCTGGTACGCGATGGTGCCGCAGCTCGGGGCCCCGCTCGGGCTGATCGTGGCGAGCGCGCTGTTCGCCTATTTCGCCGGCAATCTCTCGGCCGACGATTTCTTCGACTGGGGCTGGCGCTATCCGTTCTTCGTCGCGTTCGCCATCAACGTGGTGGCGCTGTTCGCCCGCCTGCGCATGGTGACGACGGAGGAATATGCCTCGTTGTTCGAGACCCGCGAATTGCAGCCCGCCCGCATTTCCGAGACCGTCGCACGCGAAGGTCAGAACATCATGCTGGGCGCGTTCGCGCCGCTCGCGAGCTTCGCGCTGTTCCACATGGTCACGGTGTTTCCGCTGTCCTGGGTGTTCCTGTTCACCCGCGAAAGCCCGGTGCGCTTCCTGATCATCGAGATCGTCGCTGCCGTGTTCGGCGTCGGCGCGATCGTGGCCTCCGGCATCATCGCCGACCGGGTGGGGCGCAAATCGCTGCTGATGGGATCGGCGATCGCGATCGCGATCTACAGCGGCTTTGCCCCGCAGCTGCTCGACGCCGGCGCGTTCGGCGAGACCATCTACATGGTGATCGGCTTCATCCTGCTCGGCCTGTCCTTTGGCCAGTCCTCGGGCGCGATCGCCTCGAACTTCAAGCAGACCTATCGCTACACGGCGTCCGCGCTGACGTCGGACATGGCCTGGCTGTTCGGCGCCGGTTTCGCTCCGCTGGTCGCGCTGCTGCTCGCCACCAATCTCGGCGTCATCGCCTCGGGCGCCTATCTGCTGTCAGGCGCGTTCTGGACGCTGCTCGCGCTCTGGCTCAGCGGCCAGCGCGAGGCCGGCGACATGGACGCGGGGCGTTAGATCCAAACGGCGGAGTTTGCGGAGCGAGATCCCGGGTTCGCGCTAAGCGCGCCCCGGGATGACGTGCGCTTAGCGCACGTCAATCCGCCACGATCTTCACGCGATCGCGCACCTTCACCTGCGCGGTGCGCTCGAGGCCGTTCAGCACACGAAAGCGCTCGGCGGGATGATCGACGCCGGCCATGCGGTGGGAGAGCGATTCCACGGTGTCGCCGGGCTGCACGGTGATGACCTTGATGCGCAGCGGACGGGCGGCCTGGATCTCGTCCAGCGTCAGGCGGCGGAATGAATTGACGGTCTCGCGCGCGTTGCGCTCGCTCTCGGTCGACTTCTGCCGGGTCGCGAAGATGAATCGGTAGACGTCGCTGCCGAAGCGCAGCGCGTAGACCTTGAACTGCCACTGGTCGCCCCTGGCGGTGGCGGAGGCGGCCGGAAAGCCGTTGATGGTGATGTCTTCGGTGGACGCCTTCTCGACGCCCTCCATCCAGCCGGAGTTGAGGTAGTCGCCGAGCGACTGCTCGGCCGGGACGCGCACCACGTCGAAACGCATCGCCTGTGCGCCGCCCTCGCGCACGCCGATCACGGCCTGGGCGGTGTTGTCGAGCGTGAAATTGTCCGGCGCCTGAAAGGTGAAGCCCAGCTTCGGATGCAGGAAGCGGCGGCCGCGGACGAAACCTTCGCTGGGGTCTTCGCCGTAGACGAGGTTGTCGATCGCCGCGAGATAGGTCTCGCGGTCGCGCTCGGCGCCTTCAGGCGCAGTATATTGCCGCGCAATGGTCTGCGCGTTCTGCACGCGCTCCGGGGTCGCCGGATGCGACGAGGTGAAATCCTGCGCGCGCGGATCGAGCGAGTTCTTGCCCGCTTTCAGCTCGGCATTGCGCTCCATCGCGGAGAGGAAGCGTGCCGCACCATAGGGATCGAAATGCGCCTTGGCGGAAATGCCGACGCCGATGCCGTCGGCCTCGAGCTCCTGCTTGCGCGAAAAGCTCGCCATGGTGAGCTTGGTCTTGGCCAGCGCCAGCGCGGTGATATCCGGATCGTTGCTCATGTCGGTAACGACACGGGTGACGATCGCGGCCTGGCGCGCCTGATCCTCGCGCATCGCGGCGTGCTTGGACAGCACATGCGCCATCTCGTGGCTGAGCACGGACGACAATTCCGAGGTGTCGCTGGCAAGCGCCAGAAGTCCGCGCGTGACATAGAGTTGGCCGTTCGGCAGCGCGAAGGCGTTCACCGCGCCGGAATTGAGGATGGTGACCTTGTAGCCCTGGTCGGGACGATCCGAGGCGGCGACCAACCGGTCGACGGTCTTGCTGACGAGCGATTCGAGCCTGGGATCGTCATAGGTGCCGCCATAGCTTGCCAGGATCCGCTCGTGCTCCTTCTCGGTGGCCGGGGTTTGGGCTACGGCCGGCTTCGGCTTTGGCATCGCGACGGTGGCGGGGACGGCGGCGGTCTGGAACCGGGCCATGTCGCCGCAGCCCGCGAGCGACGTGCCCAGCACGAGGCATAGCGCGGCCGGCGCCGCCCGCAGGCGGCTGCGCTGGTTCCGTACGTGCCGTTCTAGCACCCCATTCACGTCGTTTAACCCGTGCTTGGCCCCTCTTTAGGGCCTTACCCCTGTCGGTTCGTTTGCACCCAGCAACTCGACCTGCCCCACGAACCGCACATCGATCCGCGGCCCCACACTTCCCTCGACCCAGCCCCGAACTCGAACACGCTTATTTTCCAAGGACTTAAGGGTGATGCCGGCGCTTTCGAACGCCGGTAGGGTGCGCTTTGAAATAGTCACGGCGAAGCCACGTGTCCAGTTCCGTCCGAAGTTGAGGTAGGTCGTTGCCCCAGCTTGCCGGACCGAAAGGACTTTACCCTCGACCACCACAAAACGCCCGATCCCCGCCAAAATATCGTCCGGACTTTCCGTGTTTTTTATGGCCGACGGGTCAGCCCAGCTGCCAATTTTTTGGCGCCGTGCTGCGGCCTCCGACGCCATCAGGAGAGCCGCGCAGTCCTTGTCGCTGATCTCGGCGGAGACCATGGCGTCGCCCTGGGCGAGCAGCATGGCCTGCACCGGGGTGTCGCTCTCGCCGATGAAGACCAGCGCGCCCTGCCGGCCGTAGCGGTCGGGTGTGTCGTCGGTGCCCCGGAGTGTGATGTCGCGGCTCGCGAGCAGCGAGGCCAGCGCCTGCTTCGTCATCGCCGTGGGCTCGATGCCGGTGAGGCGGATTTCGCGGCCGTCATCGAGACGGACACTGCGGGCATCGACGATCGCGACGACGCGGCCCTCGCCTTGCGATTCGAACTGGCACGGCGTCGCGAGCGCGGTGTGGTTCGCGAGGAGAAGAGTTGCCACGATAAGATGAAGCAGTCGTGCCACGTGACCCGGAGAGGTTGCGTTGTGCTTCGATCATAACTCGAACGATGCCAACGACGAAGGGGCCTTCGAATGTGGAGCGTCGCTGTTGCCTCACACGCTGGCAATGACGCGGAAACATCTTGCGTCATTCCACCATTCCGCTTTGCGGAAAACATGCGCGGCATTCCCTGCGCGCATCGCGCCGCGCGCTTGCTGCCCTCTTGCGCATGCGGCATGATTGCGGCAACAGCAATTGCCATCAACTATACCAAGAGCAATAACCAAGCCGCCATCAGAGTACGGCGCGATAAGGGAGGTCTTTTTCCATGAAGCAAATTTTGTCGGGCATTTTTGCCGCCGCGTTCGCCCTCAGTGCGAGCGCCGTGCAGGCCCAGGACAAGCCACCTCTCAAGATCGGCGGCATCCTCGACATGTCGAGCCTCTATGCCGACATCACCGGTCCCGGCAGCGAGACCGCGGCCAAGATGGCGGTGGAGGATTTCGGCGGCGAGGTGCTGGGGCGCAAGATCCAGGTGCTGGCGGCCGACCATCAGAACAAGGCCGATCTCTCCGCCAACATCGCCCGCGACATGCTCGACAACCAGGGCGTCGAGATGATCTACGACGTCGCGGCTTCCGCAACCGCGCTTGCCGCCGGCGAGATCGCAAAGGCGCGCAACAAGATCATCATGTTCAACGGTCCGGGCTCGATCCGTCTCACCAACGAAGCCTGCGGTCCCTACACCATCCACTACGTGTTCGACACCTACGGACAGGCCAACGTGACCGGCCTTGCAGCGGTGAAAACCGGCCTCGACAGCTGGTTCTTCCTCACCGCCGACTACGCCTTCGGCCAGGATCTGGAGAAGGACACCAGCGCGGTCGTCACCAAGACCGGCGGCAAGGTGCTCGGCAGCGTGCGTCATCCGCTCAACACGTCGGATTTCTCGTCGTTCCTGCTTCAGGCCCAGGCCTCCAAGGCCAAGGTGATCGGCCTTGCCAACGCTGGCGGCGACACCGTCAACGCCATCAAGCAGGCGGCCGAGTTCGGCATCACCAAGGGCGGCCAGAAGGTCTCGCCGCTGCTCGCCTTCGTCTCCGACATCGACTCCATCGGGCTGGAGACTGCGCAGGGCCTGCTGCTGGCCGAGGCGTTCTACTGGGACCTCAACGACGACACGCGCGCGTTCTCGAAGCGCTTCATGGAGCGAACCAAGCGGGTGCCGACCTCGGCGCAGGCCGGCGTCTATTCATCCGTCACGCATTACCTGAAGGCGGTGAAGGCAGCCGGCACAACCGACGCCGCCGCCGTGATGAAGGTGATGAAGGAAACGCCGATCAACGACTTCTTTGCAAAGGGTGGCAAGATCCGCGAGGACGGCCGCATGATCCACGACATGTATCTGTTCGAGGTGAAGAAGCCGTCGGAATCCAAGGGACGGTGGGACGATTACAAGCTGCTGGCCACCGTGCCCGGCAGCGAAGCGTTCCAGCCGCTGGAGCAGTCGCGCTGTCCGCTCGTGAAGAAATGAGGGCGTGAGTCGTTGCGACGACGCGCGCGCCTCACGACAGGTCGTCATCCCGGGGCTCCCGTAGCTCTCGCTACGCGGCGCGCCCCGGAATGACCGAGCAAAACAACAACAAGGGAGACGCCCCATGAACGACATGGTTCTGCAAGAGCTCGAAGGCGGGCTGCTCACCATCACCATGAATCGCCCGGAGCGGAAGAACGCGCTCAACCCCGAGATGGTGGCCGGGCTGGTCGAGGCGGCGCGGCGGGCGGCCGACGATCCGGAGGTGCGCGCGGTGCTGTTCAAGGGGGCCGGCGGCTCGTTCTGTGTCGGCGGCGACGTCAAGTCGATGGCGGCAGGCCGTGCGCCGCTGCCGTTCGAGGTGAAAATGGCGAACCTGCGCCGCGGCATGGAGGTCTCGCGCATCCTGCACCAGATGCCGAAACCCGTCGTGGCGCAGCTCGACGGCGCCGCGGCCGGCGCCGGTCTTTCGATGGCGCTGTCCTGCGATCTGCGCATCGCCTCCGAATCCTGCAAGATCACCACCGCTTTCGCCAAGGTCGGCTTCTCCGGCGATTACGGCGGCACCTACTTCCTGACCCAGTTGCTGGGCAGCGCGCGGGCGCGCGAGCTCTATCTGATGTCGCCGGTGCTGACGGCGAAGGAGGCGCACGCGATCGGCATGGTGACCAAGGTCGTGCCCGACGCGGAGATCGAGACTGCGGCCCATGAACTCGCGCTGTCGCTGGCGCAGGGCCCGTCGATCGCGCTCGGCTTCATCAAGCGCAACATCAACAACGCCGAGCATCTGCCGCTGGAGGATTGCTTCGACGGCGAGGCGATCCACCACACCCGCTGCAGCGATACCGAGGACCATAAGGAGGCCGCCAAGGCCTTCGTGGAGAAGCGCAAGCCGAGCTTCAAGGGCGCATGACCATGGCGCCCTATCTGCGGTTGCGGCAGATCTGCCTGGTCGCGCCGCAACTCGCGCCCGTCATCTCCGACATCGCGGAGATCATGGGCCTCGCCGTCTGCTATAGTGACGGCAACGTCGCGAAATACGGTCTGGAGAACGCGCTGCTGCCGGTCGACACGATCTTGCTGGAGGTGGTCGCGCCCTTCCAGGACGGTACCACGGCCGGCCGCTTCATCGAAAAGACCGGCGGCCATGGCGGCTATATGGCGATCTTCTGCTGCAACGATCCCGACGAGCGCGGGCGCACCGCCAACGCGCTTGGCGTGCGCACCGCCAATGTGATCGACCATGCGCCCTATCACGGCGTGCAGCTCCACCCCCGCGACTGCCGCGCCGCCTTCATCGAGTTCAACCACACCGCAGGCAGCGACGATATTTTGGGGCCGTACCCGCCGGCCGGGCCGGACTGGCAGAAATTCATCCGCAAGGACGTGACGCAGGCGCTGACGGTGGTGGAGATGCAGAGCCCGGATCCGCAGGGGCTGGCGAAGCATTGGGGCAAGATCATCGGTGTCGAGCCTGTAGGCACCGAACTGAAATTGCCCAATGCGACCTTCCGCTTCGTCAACGGTGCCAGCGAGATCATGAGCGCGCTGGAGTTTCGCGTAGCCGACGTCGCGCGCGTGCTGGCTACTGCGAAGGCGCGAGGGGTTGCGGTGGAAGGCAACGCGTTTGCACTGGGCGGCGTAACGTTTCGCCTGAGCTGAGTGAGCGAAGAGTAGGGTGGGCAAAGCGTAGCGTGCCCACGCTCTTTTCACTGGAGGCACGATGGTGGGCACGGCGCTCGCGCGCCTTTGCCCACCCTACGGCATTGTGGCCTTATCGCCCCTTGAAGTTCGCGGTGCGCCGTTCTTCCGTCGCCTTCACGCCTTCCTTGAAATCTTCCGTCGCGCGCAGCCGGGTCTGCTCGCCCAGCTCGTGGTTGGTCGCGGCCATGACGCGGTCGGCCAATCCCGCGCGCATCGTGGCGCGGGTCGAGAGCAGGCCGAGCGGCGAGCATTCGGCGATCTCGCCGGCGAGCTTCATCGCGGCGGCCTTGACCTGGTCCTGCGGCACCAGCTCGTTGGCGAGACCCCATTTGTACGCCTCTTCGCCGGTGACGCGGCGGCTGGTGTAGAACATCAGCTCGGCGTTGTTCTTGCCGATCAGCTCCGGCAGCGTCGTCGTCAGGCCGAAGCCGGGATGGAAGCCGAGCTTGGTGAAGTTGGCGGAGAAGCGCGCTTCGGGACAGGTGACCCGGAAGTCTGCCGACACCGCAAGGCCGAGCCCACCGCCGATGGCTGCGCCCTGCACGGCGGCGACGATCGGCTTCTTGGCGCGGAAGATGCGCACGGCCTGGATGTAGAGATGGTTGATCGGGCCGAGATTGTCGGCGGGGTCACCCTTCTTCTCGGCCTCACGCGCTTCCTGCGCCTGCCGCGCCGGGTCGCCAAAGTTTGCGCCGGCGCAGAAAGCCTTGCCTTGCGCCGACAGGACCGAGGCGCGGATCTCGATGTCGCGGTCGAACTCGTCGAGCGCATCCGCGATCTGGTTGATCAGCGAAATGTCGAAGAAGTTCAGCGGCGGGCGGCGGATCTCGATGGTGCCGACATGTCCGACCCTCTCGACGCCGATGTCTTTATAGGTGCTCATGGTGATCCTCGATTAAATTAGCGCAGGCCAGGCCGCGCGACTAGCGCAAACCAAGTCCGCGGGCGATGATGCCGCGCAGCACCTCGGTGGTGCCGCCCTGGATGGTGAGTTTCGGTGCGGTCTTGATGGCGAAGTCGAGCTGCCGCTCCAGCGTCTCGCGGTTGGTCGCGGTCTCCTCGACGAAGGCGGCGAGATCCCGCACGCGATGCGGCAGCTGCTGTTCCCAGACCGTGCCGATGTCCTTGACGATCGACGCTTCCACCACCGGCTCCTTGCCGGCCTGCAGCATGCCGGCAACAGAGACCGACATGCGCCGCATGGTATGGAGCTGCGCCACGAGACGGCCGATGCCTTCGGCGCTGCGCGTGTCCGGATTGGGGCCGACCGCGCGGACCAGCTCGGTCAGCACGTAATAAGTCTCGAGGAAGCGCTCGGGGCCCGAACGCTCATAGGCGAGCTCGCTGGTTGCCTGCTTCCAGGCGCCATCGACTTCGCCGAGCACGTGATCGTCGGGGACGAAGAAGTCGGTGAAGACGACTTCGTTGAACTCGTACTGGCCGGTGATCTGGCCGATCGGGTTCACCTGGATACCCGGCTGCTTCATCTTGACCAGGAACTGCGTCAGGCCGTGACGACGATTTTCCTTGGTCGGCTGTGACGTGCGGAAGATCGCGATCATGTAGTCGGCGATATGCGCCGACGAGGTCCAGATCTTGGTGCCGTTGATCAGATAGCCGCCGTCGGTCTTGGTCGCACGCGTCTTCGCCGCGAACAGGTCGGAGCCGGAATTCGGCTCGCTCATGCCGATAGCGAAGCAGATCTCGCCGCGGCAAATGCGCGGCAGGATGTCCATCTTGATATGTTCAGGCGCGTATTTGATCAGCACCGGCCCGCTCTGGCGGTCGGCGACGAAGAAGCGCCGCGTCGGCGCGTTGGCGACGCGCATCTCCTCGGTCACCACGTAGCGTTCGAGGAAGGAGCGCTCCTGGCCACCATATTTCTTCGGCCAGGTCATCCCCAGCCAGCCCTTGGCGCCGACGCGGCGGGAAAATTCCGGTGCGTCGGTGTCTTCGCGGTTGGGCTTGTGCGGGTCGAAAGTGCCGGCGGCGATCTCTTCGGCCAGGAACGCGCGCACTTCCTTGCGCAATTGCTCGCACTTCTCGGGCAGGCGGATCGGGTCGAAACGGAGGGCAGCGGTCATGTGTTTCTCTCCCTGATCAGCGCGAAGCCACGAGCGGCCACAATTCGTCGGCGCCACGGTTTGCGACCAGCTTGCCGAGCTCGACGGCCCAGTGGCTTTCCGAACCGAAATCGTCGCGCCAGGCCAGCGCTCGCAACGAATAGCGGTGAAGGATGTGCTCGAGGGTGAAGCCGATCGCGCCGTGCACCTGATGGGCGATGGCGCCGCCTTTTTCCGCCGCTTCCGCGCAACGAATTTTTGCCGAGGCCGCTTCGAGATAGACCTCGTCGTTGAACGATGTTGCATTGGCGATAGCGTCGGCGGCTGAGGTCGCGGCCGCAAGGGCCGCGGCGGATTCGCCGGCGAGCCGCGCCAGATTGTGCTGCACCGCCTGAAACTTGGAGATCTTCTTCTCGAAGGCGACGCGCTCGTTGGAATAGCGCACGGAGATGTCGAGCATGGACTCCAGCGCGCCCGCGATCTGCAGGCTGCGCGCAACGCCGCCCATCAGCATCATCGTGGTCTGGTCAAACGCCTTCGGCGCGGATTTGCGAGTGACGGGCTGGACCTTGTCGAGCGTCACTGTGTCGCTGTGGTCGTAGCCGACATTGAGCCCGGACTCGATCCGGACCTTGCCGGCATCGACCAGGGCGATCGAGACGCCCTCCTTGCCGTGCGCCAGCACCGCAAAATGCTTCGCCGCCTTGGCATAGGGTACGCCGCGGGCGCGGCCGGAGAGCGAACCGTCGGCATCGAGGGTGATGCGGTCCTTCGGCGACGCCGGCAGCACCGTCATTTCGCCCTCGGGCGATGCGATCTTCGCCTGCGCCAGCAGCCAGCCGGCCAGCATGGTCTCGGCGAGCGGAACCGCGACCGCGAAACGGCCGGCGGCGTTCAGCAGGGCAAAGCCGTCGGCAAGGCTCGCGCCGGAGCCGCCGAGATCATCGGGTACCCAGGACAATGGCAGGCCGGCTTCGCTCAGCGCCCGCCACAGCGGCGCCTGCCAGGCATTCTTCTTGTCGTTGTTGATGGTTTGCGGATCGGCGAGATCGGCGAAGATCTTCTCCGCGGTCTCGACGACGATATTGTCACTCTCCGCCACAGCGTTCCCCGTGTTTTGCCGTTGGCGCGTCCCGCTTGGTGAGCGAACCGCGCAGGTCTTCTTGCGCCCGATGATCCGAAAAAGCCATGGCCCTGACAAGCGTTGATCGCAGGTCAACCTGCGGCTCCGGCATGGGCTGGGATCAATAGGAGGCTAATTCCGCTTAGCGGAGTTTGCTCGATTTGCAGGGCGCGGCAAACTCGCTAAACAAGGCCAGCAACCTAAGGCTTGCATCAGAACCAGGGGAAGGAAATCCGGATGGCCAAAGATAGTCTGTGCGCAATCGTGACGGGGTCTGCATCCGGCCTTGGCGCGGCAACCGCGGAAATTCTCGCGCGCAGCGGGGCGCGGCTCGTCATCAACTATTCGTCGAGCCAGAAGGAGGCTGAGGCGACCGCGGAGGTTTGCCGCAAGGCGGGCTCTCCGGAAGTTCTGGTCGCGCAGGGCGACGTTTCGAAGGATGACGATTGCCGCAAGATCGTTGCGGCAGCCAGCGGCTGGGGCCGGCTTGACATCCTCGTCAACAATGCCGGCACCACCAAGCATGTTGCTCACGCCGACCTCGACGGGTTGTCGGCGGAAGACTTCCAGCGCCTATATGGAGTCAACACCATCGGCCCGTTCCAGATGGTGCGCGCCGCGCGCAGCCTGCTCGAGGCCGGTGCGAAGGCTGCGGGGCGCCCCTCCGCGGTGGTCAACGTGTCCTCGGTCGCCGGCATCAGCGGTGTCGGTTCGTCGATCGCCTACGCCGCGAGCAAGGGCGCGCTCAACACCATGACGCTGTCGCTGTCGCGTGCGCTGGCGCCGCTGATCCGCGTCAACACGGTATGCCCCGGCTATATCGACACGCCCTGGTTCACCAAGGGTCGCGGCGAGGCCGGCGCCAAGCAGGTGCGCGACAGCGTGGTGGCGAAGGTGCCGCTCAAGGTCGCCTCGACCGCCGAGGACATCGCGCAGCTGGTCTGCTTCCTGGCGATGCCGGCCTCCAGCAACATGACCGGCGAAGTCGTGCGCATGGATGCGGGGATGCATTTGATTACGTGAGGGGGCTCGACAAGCTCTCTCCGCGTCATGGCCGGGCATAGCCGTCCGAAGGACGGCGTCGCTTCCGCTCCGCCTATGCCCCGGCCATCCACACGTCACCGCGCAGTTCGAAAGACGTGGATGCCCGGGTCAAGCCCGGGCATGACGATGAGAAGGCGGTGTGCCGCTCTCGTTGATTTGACGCGCTAACCCTTGATCACGCCCCTCGCCACCAGCCTGTTCCAGATGAACAGCACCACCACCGCGCCAATGGTGGCCATGATGAATCCCGCCCCCTGGTCGGGGCTGTAATGGCCGATCGCCTGGCCGATGAAGGTCGCCAGAAACGCGCCGGCGATGCCGAGGATGGTGGTGAGGATGAAGCCGCTCGGGCTGTTCGGTCCCGGCGCCAGCCAGCGCGCGATAAGGCCGGCGACGAAGCCGACCACGATGATCCACAACAGGCCGCCCATGCTCATGAGAGTGCTCCCCTTCCCGAGAACGCGTAGATCAAGGTTCGATTAAATTCTGCCCGATAGCTCGTTCTCGGTCGGCAGCCGCCCGTCCGGCGTCAGGTGATCAACCACCTGCGGCAGATATTGGCTGAGGCCGGACAGCAGTTCGTCGCGCGACAGGCCGCTCTGGGCGGACAGGCTCTCGATCTGGTCGGCGCCGAGCGCCTTGGCGAGATCGTCGGGCGCGATCGCCTTGTTCTCGCCCTTGCCGACCCAGGAATTCGCCGCTTCG encodes the following:
- a CDS encoding acyl-CoA dehydrogenase family protein — encoded protein: MAESDNIVVETAEKIFADLADPQTINNDKKNAWQAPLWRALSEAGLPLSWVPDDLGGSGASLADGFALLNAAGRFAVAVPLAETMLAGWLLAQAKIASPEGEMTVLPASPKDRITLDADGSLSGRARGVPYAKAAKHFAVLAHGKEGVSIALVDAGKVRIESGLNVGYDHSDTVTLDKVQPVTRKSAPKAFDQTTMMLMGGVARSLQIAGALESMLDISVRYSNERVAFEKKISKFQAVQHNLARLAGESAAALAAATSAADAIANATSFNDEVYLEAASAKIRCAEAAEKGGAIAHQVHGAIGFTLEHILHRYSLRALAWRDDFGSESHWAVELGKLVANRGADELWPLVASR
- a CDS encoding GlsB/YeaQ/YmgE family stress response membrane protein; translation: MSMGGLLWIIVVGFVAGLIARWLAPGPNSPSGFILTTILGIAGAFLATFIGQAIGHYSPDQGAGFIMATIGAVVVLFIWNRLVARGVIKG
- a CDS encoding SDR family NAD(P)-dependent oxidoreductase; this translates as MAKDSLCAIVTGSASGLGAATAEILARSGARLVINYSSSQKEAEATAEVCRKAGSPEVLVAQGDVSKDDDCRKIVAAASGWGRLDILVNNAGTTKHVAHADLDGLSAEDFQRLYGVNTIGPFQMVRAARSLLEAGAKAAGRPSAVVNVSSVAGISGVGSSIAYAASKGALNTMTLSLSRALAPLIRVNTVCPGYIDTPWFTKGRGEAGAKQVRDSVVAKVPLKVASTAEDIAQLVCFLAMPASSNMTGEVVRMDAGMHLIT
- a CDS encoding acyl-CoA dehydrogenase family protein — translated: MTAALRFDPIRLPEKCEQLRKEVRAFLAEEIAAGTFDPHKPNREDTDAPEFSRRVGAKGWLGMTWPKKYGGQERSFLERYVVTEEMRVANAPTRRFFVADRQSGPVLIKYAPEHIKMDILPRICRGEICFAIGMSEPNSGSDLFAAKTRATKTDGGYLINGTKIWTSSAHIADYMIAIFRTSQPTKENRRHGLTQFLVKMKQPGIQVNPIGQITGQYEFNEVVFTDFFVPDDHVLGEVDGAWKQATSELAYERSGPERFLETYYVLTELVRAVGPNPDTRSAEGIGRLVAQLHTMRRMSVSVAGMLQAGKEPVVEASIVKDIGTVWEQQLPHRVRDLAAFVEETATNRETLERQLDFAIKTAPKLTIQGGTTEVLRGIIARGLGLR